TTTTGGGCCGAGCTGCATATATTCCCTTCTTTATCAAATAAGATGCACCTGGAGCTTGTTGTCCCCTGGTCCAATGCCATCATATATTTTCTCATCACTGTTTATAACCCCTTTTTATTAGCTGCGCCAGTATTAAAATACTCTTACATTCTGTTTTTCCAGCTGCTGCTGCACCTTTTTAATATCTACCTGAGAGGTAGTAACCCCATCCTTTACAGATACTGCCGCCGCAACGCCTGCCGCCTGGCCGGTAACTGTACAGCAGGACATATTTCTAAAGGATGTATGGGCAATAGGCTCGCCTGAAATACACCTTCCTGCTACCAGCAGATTGTCTATTTTCTGAGGCAGAATACATCTGTAAGGAATCTGATAATATCTTCCTGTTAAAGGCAGATACATATACCCTCTTCCGTCAATAAATTCAGGAAAGATTCCAATAGAATCTTCAAAACGTCCCTGTTCAAAAATATCCTTTTTCCCTAATTTATAATGTCCCTCAATTTGTCTGGACTCTCTGGTGCCTAATGTCATTCCAAAGTTTCTCAGCTTTGCATTCTCAAATCCAGGCACCTTTTTCCTTAAAATATCCAGGCAGTACATGGCGTTTCTTCTGCCCTGAATCTCTGCTTTTGTCAAATCCTCCACATCTGTGCAGTCAATATTTCCCAGGAAAACAAGATTCAGCTGAGTAACCTCCCCTTCTGCTGTGATGCTGCTCCAGGTTCCTCCCAGGCAGGCTCCCTCTTCCTTTGGCACCAATCCGTCGTTTACTGCCTCCACAAAAGGCCTTTCAATATAAGGACTGAACATATCATCCTCTTTACCTGTGGTTTCTATGGACCAGTAGCCTCCCCAGTCTTTATAGGTTGGCTTCAGCACATTTTCCACCCAGTCATTAAACTTCTCTACATCTACGCCTTTACAGTTAAATAATGTAGTTACATTCATCAGCTGCTCCTTAGGAGCTTTTGAAAATGGGGCTCCTGCCAGGGCCGCAATATCTGCGTCGCCTGTACAGTCAATTACTCTTTTAGCCAGTATAGCCCGTCTGCCGGATTTACTTTCTGTAATAATTCCTTTAATCACCCCGTCTTCCACAATGGCTTCCACAGCCAGACAGTGAAGAATCGGCTTCACTCCGGCTTCCTCTACCATTTGATCTGCAATATATTTAAACATATCTGCATCTAATGCTGTGCTTTCTGACTGGCACTCCTTCTGGCCTCCCATGGCCTTTGCCCGCTCCTCATACTCAAACACAAGCCCTCCGGCCTCATTTGTGCCTTCATGGCGGTACCATGCAATAGCTTCCACTCCTACCTGGCTGATTACGCCGCCAAAGCAGCCGAATCTTTCACACAAAATTACTTTCACGCCTTCTCTTGCAGCGGCAATTGCAGCAGACAGGCCTGCAGGTCCGCTTCCCACTACTAAAACGTCGCATTCTGCGTGAACTGGAATCTGTTTTTCTTTTTCATTAATATAATTCATCACAATCTCCTTTTATTTTTCACTTATCTAACTATGGAAAAAGAGCTGGAAACTACGTTTCAATCACTCATTGTCCCGTAACCCCCAGCTCTTCTCTCTCAGGTTTCTGCTATATTATTCTTCTTCCTCTTCTTCCGGCGTACCATAAATCCGGTTTCCCTGCTCTATACCGTCTGGGAAATCTTTCTTTAACTGTTTAAAGAATGCAATAATCAAGGCTCCAATTGCAAAGCATATTGGGAATCCAGTTACTATGGATACTGTCTGCAGCGGCTGGAGAGCGCTTGGATTCAGCAAATATAATCCTAAAGATACAATACCTGCCAAAATCAGCCAGAATGCCATATTCCACTTCTGTGGGTCCTGATCGCCCTTCATCTTTTTCTCTGAAGCTGCCGCCAGAGAATATCCTACTGAACAGTGACCAGTAATATAAGAAATTAAAACAAGGGCTGTAAAGAATACTACTACTACAGG
The window above is part of the Lachnoclostridium edouardi genome. Proteins encoded here:
- a CDS encoding FAD-dependent oxidoreductase gives rise to the protein MNYINEKEKQIPVHAECDVLVVGSGPAGLSAAIAAAREGVKVILCERFGCFGGVISQVGVEAIAWYRHEGTNEAGGLVFEYEERAKAMGGQKECQSESTALDADMFKYIADQMVEEAGVKPILHCLAVEAIVEDGVIKGIITESKSGRRAILAKRVIDCTGDADIAALAGAPFSKAPKEQLMNVTTLFNCKGVDVEKFNDWVENVLKPTYKDWGGYWSIETTGKEDDMFSPYIERPFVEAVNDGLVPKEEGACLGGTWSSITAEGEVTQLNLVFLGNIDCTDVEDLTKAEIQGRRNAMYCLDILRKKVPGFENAKLRNFGMTLGTRESRQIEGHYKLGKKDIFEQGRFEDSIGIFPEFIDGRGYMYLPLTGRYYQIPYRCILPQKIDNLLVAGRCISGEPIAHTSFRNMSCCTVTGQAAGVAAAVSVKDGVTTSQVDIKKVQQQLEKQNVRVF